From Agromyces sp. SYSU T00194, a single genomic window includes:
- a CDS encoding YbhB/YbcL family Raf kinase inhibitor-like protein, with protein MLDYDPYAALQGFAPLPSFDVRSDDIAPGGEIPLRNQAAGCGGDDVSPHLAWSGFPPETRGFVVTCLDPDAPTGAGWWHWAVNGLGMTTELPADAGAYGGAGLPDGAFMVCNEDREPAYAGPNPPDGTGLHRYMFLVTALDQERLHTKADETPSALAFQAYFHGIARGVLVGTVIAD; from the coding sequence ATGCTCGACTACGACCCGTACGCCGCCCTCCAGGGCTTCGCCCCGCTGCCGTCGTTCGACGTGCGCAGCGATGACATCGCGCCCGGCGGCGAGATCCCGCTGCGGAACCAGGCGGCCGGATGCGGCGGCGACGACGTGTCGCCCCACCTCGCATGGTCGGGCTTCCCGCCCGAGACCCGCGGGTTCGTCGTGACCTGCCTCGACCCCGACGCGCCGACCGGCGCGGGCTGGTGGCACTGGGCCGTGAACGGGCTCGGCATGACGACCGAGCTGCCGGCCGATGCCGGCGCGTACGGCGGTGCCGGGCTCCCCGACGGGGCGTTCATGGTCTGCAACGAGGACCGCGAGCCCGCCTACGCAGGGCCGAACCCGCCCGACGGCACGGGCCTGCACCGCTACATGTTCCTCGTCACCGCGCTCGACCAGGAGCGCCTGCACACGAAGGCCGACGAGACGCCGAGCGCGCTGGCCTTCCAGGCGTACTTCCACGGCATCGCGCGCGGCGTGCTCGTCGGCACGGTCATCGCCGACTGA
- the trhO gene encoding oxygen-dependent tRNA uridine(34) hydroxylase TrhO: MPVAKILLFYRFAPVADPEAVRLWQRDLCESLGLRGRILVSEHGINGTLGGEMDALKRWRRKFRDYAPFRDADLKWSDGTGLDADGRSLDFPKLSVKVRDEIVSFGAPGELQVDDGGVIGGGTRLDPEALHALVAERGDEVAFFDGRNAFEAEVGRFRGAVVPAADTTRDFVDLLDSGAYDHLKGRPVVTYCTGGIRCEVLSSLMTARGFGEVYQLDGGIVRYGERYGDDGLWEGALHVFDGRGQVSFSDRAAVLGRCAGCGAPSSRVGNCTDASCRARLVACESCDAVSCAAHAVAEVAR, encoded by the coding sequence GTGCCCGTCGCCAAGATCCTCCTCTTCTACCGGTTCGCGCCGGTCGCCGACCCCGAGGCCGTGCGCCTCTGGCAGCGCGACCTGTGCGAGTCGCTCGGCCTGCGCGGGCGCATCCTCGTCTCGGAGCACGGCATCAACGGCACCCTCGGCGGCGAGATGGACGCGCTGAAGCGCTGGCGCCGGAAGTTCCGCGACTACGCGCCGTTCCGCGACGCCGACCTCAAGTGGAGCGACGGCACGGGCCTCGACGCCGACGGCCGGAGCCTCGACTTCCCCAAGCTCAGCGTGAAGGTGCGCGACGAGATCGTGAGCTTCGGCGCCCCCGGCGAGCTGCAGGTCGACGACGGCGGCGTCATCGGCGGCGGCACGCGCCTCGACCCGGAGGCGCTGCACGCGCTGGTCGCGGAACGCGGCGACGAGGTCGCGTTCTTCGACGGCCGCAACGCGTTCGAGGCCGAGGTCGGGCGATTCCGCGGCGCCGTCGTGCCCGCCGCCGACACGACCCGCGACTTCGTCGACCTGCTCGACTCGGGCGCCTACGACCACCTGAAGGGCCGGCCCGTCGTGACCTACTGCACCGGCGGCATCCGCTGCGAGGTGCTCTCGAGCCTCATGACCGCGCGCGGGTTCGGCGAGGTGTACCAGCTCGACGGCGGCATCGTCCGCTACGGCGAGCGCTACGGCGACGACGGCCTCTGGGAGGGCGCGCTCCACGTCTTCGACGGGCGCGGCCAGGTCTCGTTCAGCGACCGCGCCGCCGTGCTCGGCCGCTGCGCCGGCTGCGGTGCCCCGAGCAGCCGGGTCGGCAACTGCACGGATGCCTCCTGCCGGGCGCGCCTCGTCGCCTGCGAGTCGTGCGACGCGGTGTCGTGCGCCGCGCACGCCGTGGCGGAGGTCGCCCGATGA
- a CDS encoding GNAT family N-acetyltransferase has product MTGVLADARVTAPREGLTVREAQPGELPVLGRILVAAYSSLDGFASPEESPEYYAMLANVGAYAGRPGVTVLVAVDADEHVRGGVVWFAHLAEYGVRAGWPDLDGAGGIRFLGVSPDAQGLGLGRMLIEACVARARAAGLAQVVLHSTEPMRAARAMYERVGFVASADLDFTPGTLHVYGYRLAL; this is encoded by the coding sequence ATGACCGGCGTGCTGGCCGACGCACGGGTGACCGCGCCCCGCGAGGGTCTCACGGTGCGTGAGGCGCAGCCGGGGGAGCTGCCCGTGCTCGGCCGCATCCTCGTCGCGGCGTACTCGAGCCTCGACGGGTTCGCATCGCCCGAGGAGTCGCCGGAGTACTACGCGATGCTCGCGAACGTCGGCGCGTACGCCGGCCGCCCGGGCGTGACGGTGCTCGTCGCCGTCGACGCGGACGAGCACGTGCGGGGCGGCGTGGTCTGGTTCGCCCACCTCGCCGAGTACGGGGTGCGGGCCGGCTGGCCCGACCTCGACGGCGCCGGGGGCATCCGGTTCCTCGGCGTCTCGCCCGACGCGCAGGGCCTCGGGCTCGGCCGCATGCTGATCGAGGCGTGCGTCGCGCGCGCACGCGCCGCGGGGCTCGCGCAGGTGGTGCTGCACTCGACCGAGCCGATGCGCGCCGCGCGTGCCATGTACGAGCGGGTCGGCTTCGTCGCATCCGCCGACCTCGACTTCACGCCCGGCACCCTGCACGTGTACGGGTACCGTCTCGCGCTGTAG